In one Deinococcus planocerae genomic region, the following are encoded:
- a CDS encoding helix-turn-helix domain-containing protein, producing the protein MSASAARLRFAAHVRRLRKALRVSQEELGERAGIHRTYIGAIERGEANVTLDHMQKLADALGVDVGELLGPPDSLKSSP; encoded by the coding sequence GTGTCTGCCAGCGCCGCCCGCCTCCGCTTCGCCGCGCACGTCCGGCGGTTGCGCAAGGCGCTGCGAGTCTCGCAGGAGGAATTGGGAGAGCGGGCGGGAATTCACCGCACGTACATTGGGGCCATCGAGCGCGGCGAGGCGAACGTGACGCTGGATCACATGCAGAAGCTGGCGGACGCGCTCGGGGTGGATGTAGGTGAACTGCTCGGGCCGCCTGACTCCCTGAAGTCGTCTCCCTGA